Proteins from a single region of Nomascus leucogenys isolate Asia chromosome 2, Asia_NLE_v1, whole genome shotgun sequence:
- the SMIM3 gene encoding small integral membrane protein 3: MDAVSQVPMEVVLPKHILDIWVIVLIILATIVIMTSLLLCPATAVIIYRMRTHPILSGAV, encoded by the coding sequence atggatgcagtcaGCCAAGTCCCCATGGAAGTCGTGCTTCCCAAGCACATCCTGGATATCTGGGTTATTGTCCTCATCATCTTGGCCACCATTGTCATCATGACCTCGTTGTTGCTGTGCCCAGCCACTGCAGTAATCATCTATCGCATGCGGACTCATCCGATCCTCAGTGGGGCTGTTTGA